In the Calditerrivibrio sp. genome, one interval contains:
- the gatA gene encoding Asp-tRNA(Asn)/Glu-tRNA(Gln) amidotransferase subunit GatA: MDLLNATLKDHADFIKNKKISSKEMVEFYLKRVEKYDPVVNAFISINYKAIEEAKAYDEQIAKGTPLPPFAGVPIALKDNMVTKDLLTTCGSRILENFIPPYDGTVVRLLKDAGFIILGKLNMDEFAMGSSCETSYYKKTVNPYDPNRVPGGSSGGSAAAVAARLVPATLGSDTGGSIRQPAALCNIVGMKPTYGRVSRYGLVAFASSLDQIGPMTKNIQDTADLMEIIGHYDHQDSTSYKTDPFRFTDPFKGSLKGVKIGLPKEYFSEGLSPEVSKAIEDAIRILKQQGVEFVNISMPHTDYAVAVYYIIATAEASSNLARYDGVKYGFRVKSSDLNEMYVLTRSEGFGTEVKRRIMLGTYVLSSGYYDAYYLKAQKVRTLIKKDFLNAYEKVDFIMTPTSPTTAFRLGEKASNPLEMYLSDIYTISLNLFGGCGLSIPAGFDSNNLPIGLQLLGNYFDEDRLLSLALAFEKETEFYKSLPEKFL; this comes from the coding sequence ATGGACCTTTTAAATGCCACACTAAAAGATCATGCTGATTTTATAAAAAATAAAAAGATCTCCTCAAAAGAGATGGTCGAATTCTACCTAAAAAGAGTGGAAAAGTATGACCCTGTGGTGAATGCCTTTATCTCTATAAACTACAAAGCAATAGAAGAAGCCAAAGCCTACGACGAACAGATTGCAAAAGGTACCCCATTACCGCCTTTTGCAGGTGTCCCCATAGCACTAAAGGATAACATGGTGACTAAGGATCTTTTGACCACATGTGGCTCCAGAATATTAGAAAATTTCATCCCCCCTTACGATGGCACAGTTGTAAGGCTTTTGAAGGATGCTGGATTTATAATATTGGGGAAACTCAATATGGATGAGTTTGCTATGGGATCATCCTGTGAGACATCCTACTACAAAAAAACGGTAAACCCATACGACCCAAACCGTGTACCCGGTGGTTCCAGTGGTGGTTCTGCTGCTGCTGTAGCAGCACGACTAGTACCAGCAACTCTGGGAAGCGATACAGGCGGCTCCATTAGACAACCAGCTGCCCTTTGCAATATCGTAGGGATGAAACCCACTTATGGTAGAGTCTCAAGGTATGGACTTGTAGCCTTTGCATCCAGTTTAGACCAGATTGGGCCAATGACAAAGAATATCCAGGATACTGCAGACCTAATGGAGATAATAGGTCACTACGATCACCAGGATTCCACATCCTACAAAACAGATCCCTTTAGATTTACAGATCCATTTAAAGGCTCTTTAAAAGGGGTAAAAATAGGATTGCCAAAAGAATATTTCAGTGAAGGCCTTTCCCCTGAGGTCTCAAAAGCCATAGAGGATGCTATTAGGATACTGAAACAACAGGGTGTAGAATTTGTAAACATCAGCATGCCCCATACAGATTATGCTGTAGCTGTGTACTATATTATCGCAACAGCAGAAGCCTCGAGTAATCTGGCAAGGTATGATGGAGTAAAGTATGGGTTTAGAGTAAAATCATCCGACCTAAACGAAATGTACGTTCTAACCAGATCTGAGGGCTTTGGCACTGAAGTCAAGCGGAGGATCATGCTGGGAACATACGTTTTAAGCTCCGGTTACTATGATGCATACTATTTAAAAGCTCAAAAGGTAAGGACACTCATCAAAAAAGATTTCTTAAACGCCTATGAAAAAGTGGACTTCATTATGACACCCACATCCCCCACTACAGCTTTTAGGCTGGGTGAGAAAGCAAGTAACCCCCTCGAGATGTACCTCAGCGATATCTACACAATCTCTCTTAACCTCTTTGGTGGTTGTGGTCTATCGATACCTGCCGGTTTTGATAGTAACAATTTACCCATAGGTCTCCAGCTTTTAG
- the gatC gene encoding Asp-tRNA(Asn)/Glu-tRNA(Gln) amidotransferase subunit GatC, with the protein MVTDNDVRYIAKLAKLTFEDDEIGKFVSDMNNILDYINKLNELDTSNIPPTSHALDINNVTRPDIPKQTISQEEALKNAPEDGYGHFKVPRIIE; encoded by the coding sequence ATGGTCACCGATAATGATGTAAGATATATAGCAAAATTAGCAAAACTGACCTTCGAAGATGATGAAATAGGGAAGTTTGTTAGTGATATGAACAATATATTGGATTATATAAACAAGTTAAATGAATTAGACACATCCAATATACCACCGACATCCCATGCCCTTGATATAAACAATGTCACAAGACCAGATATACCCAAACAGACCATATCCCAGGAAGAGGCACTCAAAAACGCTCCAGAAGATGGATACGGTCATTTTAAAGTACCAAGAATAATAGAATAG
- the mnmH gene encoding tRNA 2-selenouridine(34) synthase MnmH gives MKDLIDIVYLENKKYSDMGIIDVRSEGEYDLDHVPNAVNIPLLDNEERALIGTIYKQQGPKEARLKGVEVVSPKLVSFIDGIKNITEKYKETIIYCWRGGLRSEAAVTFSRLAGLTVSRLEGGYKSYRNRVVSFFKEFDQKYRFITLYGPTGSGKTEILKRLRSEYPVLNLEECACHKGSIFGHIGEAGFYSINQKIFESKIYYSLLHAKGGLMFTEGESKKVGKVVIPEKLFDRFTSGFGVLCRPSLDFRIAFTINTYKPEKNLPEIFDALGRIKRYMSKETYETLYRALENGEFGRFVEIILVKYYDPMYKFAYQKKIDYVLEYDSIEEAVEKLKGLYDEVNSCSVITNYQ, from the coding sequence ATGAAGGATTTAATAGATATAGTATATCTGGAGAATAAAAAATATTCAGATATGGGGATCATAGATGTTAGGTCAGAAGGGGAGTATGATTTAGACCATGTTCCTAATGCGGTAAATATCCCCTTGTTGGACAATGAGGAAAGGGCTTTGATAGGAACAATTTATAAGCAACAGGGGCCTAAAGAGGCACGTTTGAAAGGGGTGGAGGTTGTTTCTCCAAAGCTGGTCTCATTTATCGATGGTATAAAAAATATCACTGAAAAATATAAAGAGACGATTATCTATTGCTGGCGTGGTGGTTTGAGAAGTGAGGCTGCTGTTACATTTTCAAGACTTGCTGGTCTTACTGTATCAAGGTTAGAAGGTGGATATAAAAGTTACAGAAATCGTGTTGTTAGCTTTTTTAAGGAGTTTGATCAAAAGTACCGATTTATAACCCTTTATGGTCCAACGGGTAGTGGGAAAACAGAAATACTTAAAAGGTTAAGGTCCGAATACCCTGTTCTTAATCTTGAGGAGTGTGCTTGTCATAAAGGGTCTATTTTTGGGCATATAGGGGAGGCTGGATTTTATAGTATAAATCAAAAGATATTTGAAAGCAAGATCTATTATTCACTTCTTCATGCAAAGGGGGGACTCATGTTTACTGAAGGTGAAAGTAAAAAGGTGGGTAAGGTGGTTATTCCGGAAAAATTGTTTGACCGTTTCACTTCAGGTTTTGGAGTCCTTTGCAGACCTTCTCTGGATTTTAGGATAGCTTTTACCATCAATACCTATAAACCGGAAAAAAATTTGCCGGAGATCTTTGATGCTTTGGGTAGAATAAAGCGATACATGTCAAAAGAGACCTATGAAACCCTGTATAGAGCCCTTGAGAATGGTGAGTTTGGGCGATTTGTGGAGATTATCCTTGTAAAATACTATGACCCCATGTATAAGTTTGCCTATCAAAAAAAGATAGATTATGTGCTGGAATATGATTCCATTGAAGAAGCTGTGGAAAAATTAAAGGGGCTTTATGATGAGGTTAATAGTTGTAGTGTTATTACTAATTATCAATAG
- a CDS encoding septal ring lytic transglycosylase RlpA family protein — MMRLIVVVLLLIINSPLWAKIVLLEDNGSIDSGQVTEELKKVGEVPNKVVFGKPYTVFGVTYYPMDYIHKYEEEGIASWYGADFHGKLTSSKEVYNMFDMTAAHKTLPLGSTVLVKSLENDKEIIVRINDRGPFVKDRIIDLSYKAAKELGIDQKGTGKVRITLLSESPTEYVLNGKPVDINVGKFAIQIGAFLEKKNAENLRDKFLNADVVEAMVNGKKFYRVRLIGFETRTSAELKLITIEKRFPGAFVVAE; from the coding sequence ATGATGAGGTTAATAGTTGTAGTGTTATTACTAATTATCAATAGTCCATTGTGGGCAAAGATCGTTCTCCTTGAGGATAACGGGTCTATCGATTCTGGGCAGGTTACTGAAGAGCTAAAGAAAGTGGGTGAGGTTCCGAACAAGGTCGTTTTTGGTAAACCCTATACAGTATTTGGTGTTACCTATTATCCTATGGATTATATACATAAGTATGAAGAAGAGGGGATCGCTTCCTGGTATGGGGCTGATTTTCATGGGAAGCTTACGTCGAGTAAGGAGGTATATAATATGTTCGATATGACGGCTGCCCATAAGACGTTGCCTTTGGGCAGTACTGTTTTAGTGAAATCCCTTGAGAATGATAAAGAGATTATTGTAAGGATCAACGATAGGGGTCCTTTTGTGAAGGACCGTATCATCGATCTTTCCTACAAAGCAGCTAAGGAGCTTGGTATAGATCAAAAAGGTACTGGGAAGGTTAGGATAACCCTTTTATCCGAATCTCCTACTGAATATGTACTAAATGGCAAACCTGTGGATATAAATGTAGGTAAGTTTGCTATTCAGATAGGTGCTTTTTTAGAAAAGAAAAATGCAGAGAATCTTAGGGATAAGTTCCTTAATGCAGATGTTGTAGAGGCTATGGTTAATGGGAAAAAGTTTTATCGGGTAAGGCTCATAGGTTTTGAGACCCGAACAAGTGCAGAATTAAAACTTATCACCATTGAAAAAAGATTTCCCGGTGCTTTTGTAGTAGCTGAGTAG
- a CDS encoding exonuclease domain-containing protein translates to MVNISDIMDKPLNEVSFVVFDLETTGLYPEKGDQIIEIGAFRIDEGFRLVKEPFHTLVKAEKEISESSLALHGISIEETYSAPDICTAIYDFIDFCRGSALVAHKASKDAAFLRHALRDYMIENPFPFILDTIKISQKLYPDFKFHNLDYLIERHNISINSKFKRHRALYDAEATAKIFLKMLKKLFKERCFHFSELTSFATEY, encoded by the coding sequence ATGGTGAATATCTCAGATATAATGGATAAACCTCTTAATGAGGTTTCTTTTGTTGTTTTCGATCTGGAGACTACTGGGCTTTATCCTGAAAAAGGGGACCAGATAATAGAGATTGGGGCTTTTAGGATCGATGAAGGTTTTAGGTTGGTTAAGGAGCCATTTCATACCTTGGTTAAAGCGGAAAAAGAGATCTCTGAAAGTTCCCTTGCTTTGCATGGTATATCCATAGAGGAGACATATTCTGCACCAGATATATGCACTGCCATTTATGACTTTATAGACTTTTGTAGGGGATCAGCATTGGTAGCACATAAAGCATCTAAAGATGCAGCTTTTTTACGACACGCACTTAGGGATTACATGATAGAAAACCCTTTTCCGTTTATCCTCGATACGATAAAGATTTCCCAAAAACTGTATCCGGATTTCAAATTCCACAATCTGGACTATCTTATAGAAAGGCACAACATATCTATAAACTCAAAATTCAAAAGACATAGAGCCCTTTACGACGCTGAGGCAACAGCAAAGATATTTTTAAAAATGCTAAAAAAGCTCTTCAAGGAGCGCTGTTTTCATTTCTCGGAGCTGACATCTTTTGCAACTGAGTACTAA
- a CDS encoding complex I NDUFA9 subunit family protein — translation MKKIFITGATGFVGTEILNKLLEEGYFVKALIRGSKRPKINHPHLETVVGDVLNYQSLDDGIKGTDAVIHLVGIIREYPAKGVTFENMHYIATKNVLDAAKKNHITRFIHMSANGTRENAVSNYHKTKYKAEEYIKASGLTYTILRPSLIYGENDSFINMLNSFMKLTPIFSYFGDGSYPMQPVSVKEVAEIFVKAIDNEATFNKTFSVCGKQVFTYKELLKTIMEVTGRHRLLLPVPEVFVNIGASLFGSFPWFPITKDQFIMLKEGNVCNNDEIFKITGVTHLDFKDELKKYLK, via the coding sequence ATGAAAAAGATTTTTATCACTGGCGCTACTGGATTTGTGGGTACCGAAATTTTAAACAAACTCTTAGAAGAGGGGTATTTTGTAAAAGCTCTGATTCGGGGTTCAAAACGTCCAAAAATAAACCACCCGCATTTAGAAACTGTAGTGGGGGATGTGCTAAACTACCAATCGTTAGATGATGGGATCAAGGGTACCGATGCTGTAATACATCTTGTAGGTATTATAAGGGAGTACCCAGCAAAAGGGGTAACTTTTGAAAATATGCACTATATCGCCACTAAGAATGTTTTAGATGCCGCAAAGAAAAACCATATCACAAGATTCATCCACATGTCCGCAAACGGAACAAGGGAAAACGCCGTTTCCAACTACCATAAAACTAAATACAAAGCTGAAGAATATATAAAAGCCTCTGGCCTTACTTATACAATCCTTAGGCCATCCCTCATATATGGTGAAAACGATAGTTTTATAAATATGTTAAACAGCTTCATGAAGTTAACACCCATCTTCTCCTATTTTGGTGATGGTTCATACCCCATGCAGCCTGTAAGTGTAAAGGAGGTGGCAGAGATTTTTGTCAAAGCGATAGATAATGAAGCCACCTTTAACAAGACATTTTCCGTTTGCGGCAAGCAGGTCTTCACATACAAGGAGCTTTTAAAAACAATAATGGAGGTAACAGGAAGGCATAGACTGCTACTACCAGTACCTGAGGTTTTTGTAAATATTGGGGCATCGTTATTTGGATCTTTTCCATGGTTTCCCATCACCAAAGATCAGTTTATAATGCTAAAAGAGGGAAACGTTTGCAACAACGACGAAATATTCAAAATAACAGGAGTAACCCATCTCGATTTTAAAGATGAACTGAAAAAATATCTAAAATAA
- the radC gene encoding DNA repair protein RadC, translating into MEKHYLGHRKRLKERFLSSPQTLPDYELMELILGYVIRGRDVKKESKEIIKLIEGNFNNLFTKDIQSIDGIGLETSIFFKIIMEFNRRLSLHRHNALEKPLKNPTDVYNFIKYNIGFAFKESFFALLLNSSGIVTNYKVLSTGTVNSSSVYIREIVEYAITNKAVGVIIAHNHPSGTLNPSKEDIDITKKIKDALKLVEIELYDHIIVTAHGYISFLEKNLF; encoded by the coding sequence ATGGAAAAACACTATTTAGGCCACAGAAAGCGCCTTAAAGAAAGATTTTTGAGTTCACCTCAAACTCTGCCAGATTACGAATTGATGGAGCTAATCTTAGGGTATGTGATCAGAGGCAGAGATGTTAAAAAGGAAAGCAAGGAGATCATTAAGCTCATAGAAGGAAACTTTAACAACTTATTTACAAAAGACATTCAATCCATCGATGGTATTGGTTTGGAGACATCGATATTCTTTAAAATAATTATGGAGTTCAACAGAAGGTTATCCCTTCATAGACATAACGCCCTTGAAAAACCTTTAAAGAACCCAACAGATGTTTACAATTTCATAAAATACAATATAGGATTTGCATTTAAGGAATCATTTTTTGCCTTACTATTAAACAGCTCAGGGATAGTGACTAATTACAAAGTGTTATCCACAGGCACTGTAAACTCCTCCAGTGTCTACATAAGGGAGATCGTAGAATATGCTATCACCAATAAAGCTGTTGGTGTCATCATCGCCCACAATCACCCATCAGGTACACTTAACCCTTCCAAAGAGGATATTGATATAACAAAAAAGATAAAAGATGCATTAAAGCTTGTGGAGATAGAACTATATGATCATATAATTGTCACTGCACATGGGTATATATCTTTCTTAGAAAAAAATTTATTTTAG
- a CDS encoding Mrp/NBP35 family ATP-binding protein produces MSNCNTNKSCSSCSISSSCDSGIKEKHTEEVLKHRLDKIKHRIMVMSGKGGVGKSTVTVNLAASLVKLGYRVGIIDADIHGPNIPKMLGISDKGAKTGLDGVIPFEPYPNLIIMSIGVLLRDDDDAVIWRAPLKHSVIRQFLADVEWGELDYLLFDLPPGTGDEPLSVSHILKDLDGSIIVTTPQEVALLDARKSVSFSKKLNIPVIGIVENMSGFICPKCGERIEIFKVGGGEKASKELNVPFLGKIPIDPEVVQLGDMGKPYVFDKPDSEVAQVFLNLAKAVVQAVE; encoded by the coding sequence ATGTCTAACTGTAATACAAACAAAAGTTGCAGTTCCTGCTCTATCAGCAGTAGCTGTGACTCCGGTATTAAGGAGAAACATACAGAGGAGGTTCTCAAACATAGGCTTGATAAAATAAAGCATAGGATCATGGTTATGAGTGGCAAGGGGGGTGTGGGCAAATCGACAGTGACGGTAAATCTTGCAGCATCCCTTGTGAAGCTCGGGTATAGAGTGGGTATCATAGATGCAGATATACACGGTCCAAATATACCAAAGATGTTGGGGATAAGCGATAAGGGTGCTAAAACAGGTCTTGATGGGGTTATCCCATTTGAACCATATCCAAATCTCATTATTATGTCCATAGGTGTTTTGTTGAGGGATGACGATGATGCGGTGATATGGAGAGCTCCATTAAAGCATAGTGTTATACGGCAGTTTCTGGCTGATGTGGAATGGGGTGAGTTGGATTATCTGCTCTTTGATCTGCCACCGGGTACTGGGGATGAGCCCCTTTCTGTGTCCCATATATTAAAAGATCTGGATGGTAGCATCATAGTTACTACACCCCAAGAGGTGGCCCTTTTGGATGCGAGAAAGTCTGTGAGTTTTAGTAAAAAGCTCAATATCCCAGTTATTGGAATAGTGGAAAATATGAGTGGGTTTATATGTCCCAAATGTGGAGAAAGGATTGAGATATTCAAAGTGGGTGGAGGGGAGAAGGCTTCTAAGGAGCTAAATGTCCCTTTTTTGGGCAAAATACCCATCGATCCGGAAGTGGTACAGTTAGGGGATATGGGTAAACCGTATGTTTTTGATAAGCCCGACTCTGAAGTGGCTCAGGTCTTTTTGAATTTGGCTAAGGCAGTCGTACAAGCTGTTGAATAG